A genomic segment from Nicotiana tabacum cultivar K326 chromosome 7, ASM71507v2, whole genome shotgun sequence encodes:
- the LOC107769015 gene encoding mitogen-activated protein kinase kinase kinase NPK1-like → MQDIFGSVRRSLVFRTPTADGGDDGNLVEKINSCIRNSRVFSKLSPPPPALPSPKAVKDEGDAAPRPIRWRKGEMIGCGAFGQVYMGMNLDSGELLAVKQVLIAANGASKEKAQSHVKELEEEVKLLKNLSHPHIVRYLGTVREEDTLNILLEFVPGGSISSLLGKFGSFPEPVIRTYTKQLLLGLDYLHKNGIMHRDIKGANILVDNKGCIKLADFGASKKVVELATISGAKSMKGTPYWMAPEVIRQTGHSFSADIWSVGCTVIEMTTGKPPWSQQYQEVAALFYIGTTKAHPPIPEHLSVEAKDFLLKCLQKEPELRLSASELLQHPFVTGEAQLSPPDGSNSMMGKSQAHSDSNGHNGKSVAGSIDICNLGTLNISTENACTLSETGHKWRGNSSDDDMCQIDDTDNFFLGGGTKLSTAKTVDDFNKSFNPISEPSDDWNCDYGMTQSQQGNANIVSNQEGGIGDGISVSPNNNSAVFCGPSISEDEDELTESKIRAFLDEKALELKKLQTPLYEEYYNNSLNPSYSPQLAETAIDETTPKYLKLPPKSRSPSRVPIGSPSTGVDIINSASPGSSNRRTSCIGSGSNQDYDDSSPQSNERRQSNSPIASFSEIQRKWKEELDQELERKREMMRQAGVGGKTSSPKDRALNRQRERSRFASPGK, encoded by the exons ATGCAAGATATTTTTGGATCAGTTCGGCGATCACTGGTGTTCCGAACACCGACTGCCGACGGTGGAGATGACGGTAATCTAGTTGAGAAGATCAATTCCTGCATCCGGAACTCCAGAGTTTTCTCTAAGCTGTCGCCTCCTCCGCCGGCGTTGCCCTCACCAAAAGCCGTTAAAGATGAAGGTGATGCGGCTCCCCGGCCTATCCGGTGGAGAAAAGGTGAGATGATTGGATGTGGCGCTTTTGGACAGGTTTATATGGGAATGAATCTCGATTCTGGTGAACTTCTCGCCGTCAAGCAG GTTTTGATAGCTGCGAACGGTGCTTCAAAGGAGAAAGCTCAG TCCCACGTTAAAGAGCTTGAGGAGGAAGTCAAGCTTCTCAAGAATCTCTCGCATCCACATATTGTT AGATATCTTGGAACTGTGAGAGAAGAAGACACATTGAATATTCTGCTGGAATTCGTACCTGGTGGATCGATATCATCCCTTTTAGGCAAATTTGGATCTTTCCCTGAGCCA GTTATAAGAACGTACACTAAGCAATTGCTCCTAGGGCTGGATTATCTTCACAAGAATGGAATCATGCATAGAGATATTAAG GGGGCCAATATCCTTGTTGATAACAAAGGTTGCATAAAGCTGGCTGACTTTGGGGCATCAAAGAAGGTTGTCGAACTG GCTACTATATCAGGCGCCAAGTCCATGAAGGGCACACCATACTGGATGGCTCCTGAGGTCATTCGCCAAACCGGTCATAGCTT CTCTGCTGATATATGGAGCGTAGGATGTACTGTAATAGAGATGACTACTGGCAAGCCACCCTGGAGCCAACAGTATCAAGAG GTTGCTGCGCTCTTCTATATTGGGACAACAAAAGCTCATCCTCCGATCCCTGAACATCTGTCTGTTGAAGCAAAAGACTTTCTGCTGAAATGCTTACAAAA GGAACCAGAGTTAAGACTATCAGCTAGTGAGTTGTTACAG CATCCATTTGTCACTGGTGAAGCACAACTATCTCCTCCTGATGGTTCTAATTCCATGATG GGCAAATCTCAAGCTCATTCTGATTCAAATGGGCATAATGGAAAAAGCGT TGCTGGTTCAATAGACATCTGCAACTTGGGTACCTTGAATATCTCAACAGAAAATGCATGTACCTTGTCGGAGACCGGACATAAGTGGAGAGGAAACAGTAGTGATGATGATATGTGTCAGATTGACGATACTGATAATTTTTTCTTGGGTGGAGGAACGAAGTTAAGCACTGCTAAGACGGTGGATGACTTCAATAAG AGTTTCAATCCCATCTCTGAGCCCTCTGATGATTGGAACTGTGATTATGGCATGACTCAATCACAACAAGGGAATGCAAATATAGTTAGCAATCAGGAAGGTGGCATAGGTGATGGGATTTCAGTCTCGCCTAACAACAATTCTGCAGTTTTTTGTGGTCCTTCCATATCAGAAGATGAGGATGAGCTTACTGAGTCTAAAATCAGAGCCTTCCTGGATGAAAAG GCTCTTGAATTGAAGAAACTGCAGACACCTCTGTATGAAGAGTACTATAACAACAGTTTGAATCCTTCATACTCTCCACAGTTGGCTGAGACTGCAATCGATGAAACCACTCCAAAATACTTGAAATTACCCCCGAAAAGTAGGTCACCAAGTAGGGTTCCTATTGGAAGCCCGTCTACAGGAGTTGATATCATCAATAGTGCAAGCCCTGGGAGCAGCAACAGGCGAACATCATGCATTGGCAGTGGAAGCAACCAAGACTATGATGACAGTTCACCGCAATCTAATGAGCGGAGGCAATCAAATAGTCCAAT TGCAAGTTTTAGTGAGATTCAGAGGAAGTGGAAGGAAGAGCTTGACCAAGAGCTTGAAAGAAAGCGAG AAATGATGCGTCAAGCAGGTGTGGGGGGGAAAACATCTTCTCCCAAGGATCGAGCTTTGAATCGACAGAGAGAGCGTTCAAGGTTTGCATCTCCAGGAAAATGA
- the LOC107769024 gene encoding kinesin-like protein KIN-14S encodes MDVRTLEKLCDNFDQAVTISGDNLKASPIPNGVKVDRISESADESNGSHSTAEVCSSQEHTLPILTKIEDLRNKVLDLRKEQAALRNEVKGMSVDSFPGSEASNALQHMSVQHELLKKKYDDECELLKKKYLEECTERKRLYNEVIELKGNIRVFCRCRPLNSDEIANGSTSVVEFDPSHENELQICAGSSKKQFKFDYVFKPEDNQDAVFAQTMPIVTSVLDGYNVCIFAYGQTGTGKTFTMEGTPENRGVNYRTLEKLFSLSSERSSIMKYELSVSMLEVYNEKIRDLLIENSNQPAKKLEIKQSAEGTQEVPGLVEARVYGTDEVWELLKSGSRARSVGSTSANELSSRSHCLLRVTVVGDNLINGQRTRSHLWLVDLAGSERVGRIAVEGERLKESQFINKSLSALGDVISALASKTAHIPYRNSKLTHMLQSSLGGDCKAVMFVQISPSTTDLGETLCSLNFASRVRGVEHGPARKQTDLVELMKHKLLAEKAKQDEKETKKLQDNLQFLQLKLANREQTCRNLQDKVRDLENQLADERRTRLKQESNAFPGVSLSQSQKIITEKKPPLAPSKALRLPLRTRTSNFLPPPSPLPRPAKARKSFVPSCGKENLASSSTTTAILKPRRGSIAVVRPSPQGTKQVLQPKRRASIATLRPESNLSTFNGSAARPRNNRLGQKSFVWDTQRMWQTSRVLSPIAQEKETSVSTPREATPIVSKQSSKFMGSPPSQAGSWRPKHPTVVAIKKQIVWSPLKMKAMRSRQ; translated from the exons atggacg ttcgAACCCTAGAAAAGCTATGCGACAATTTTGATCAAGCAGTCACCATTTCTGGGGACAATTTGAAGGCTTCACCCATTCCAAATGGGG TTAAAGTCGACAGAATTTCTGAGTCAGCAGATGAGAGTAATGGTTCACATTCTACTGCAGAAGTATGTTCATCTCAAGAGCATACTCTTCCAATTCTTACAAAGATTGAAGATCTTAGAAACAAAGTGCTC GACTTGAGGAAAGAACAGGCAGCATTACGTAATGAAGTCAAGGGCATGAGTGTGGACTCTTTTCCTGGTTCTGAAGCCTCTAACGCTCTTCAGCACATGA GTGTCCAACATGAACTTCTAAAAAAGAAGTATGATGACGAGTGTGAACTACTGAAGAAGAAGTATCTGGAGGAGTGTACTGAAAGAAAACGTCTATACAATGAAGTGATCGAGCTCAAAGGAAATATCAGGGTCTTCTGTAGATGTAGACCTTTAAATTCAGATGAAATTGCAAATGGATCAACATCGGTGGTCGAATTTGATCCATCTCATGAAAATGAACTGCAGATCTGTGCAGGTTCCTCTAAAAAGCAGTTTAAGTTTGATTATGTGTTCAAACCTGAGGACAACCAAG ATGCCGTCTTTGCTCAAACTATGCCCATTGTGACCTCTGTTTTGGATGGATATAATGTCTGCATATTTGCCTATGGACAAACTGGGACGGGGAAGACGTTCACCATGGAGGGGACACCAGAAAATAGAGGAGTCAACTACCGGACTTTAGAGAAGCTATTTAGCTTATCTAGTGAGAGAAGCAGTATCATGAAATATGAGTTGTCCGTCAGCATGTTAGAGGTTTATAATGAGAAGATAAGAGACCTCCTGATAGAGAACTCAAATCAACCAGCTAAGAA GTTGGAGATTAAACAATCGGCAGAGGGAACTCAGGAAGTTCCAGGACTTGTGGAAGCTCGTGTATATGGTACAGATGAAGTATGGGAACTTCTCAAGTCTGGAAGCCGGGCTAGATCTGTTGGATCGACTAGTGCTAACGAGCTTAGCAGCCGTTCTCACTG CTTACTGCGGGTGACTGTTGTGGGGGACAACTTGATTAACGGCCAGAGGACTAGGAGCCACCTTTGGCTTGTTGACCTAGCTGGCAGTGAGCGCGTGGGACGGATAGCAGTTGAAGGTGAGAGGTTGAAAGAGTCACAGTTCATAAACAAGTCATTGTCTGCACTTGGGGATGTCATTTCTGCACTAGCCTCTAAGACAGCTCACATTCCATATAG GAATTCAAAGCTCACTCATATGCTGCAGAGTTCTCTGG GAGGAGATTGCAAGGCGGTCATGTTTGTCCAAATCAGCCCTAGTACGACAGATTTGGGAGAAACTCTATGCTCTTTGAATTTTGCAAGTCGAGTCCGAGGAGTTGAACATGGCCCTGCTCGCAAACAGACAGACCTTGTAGAGCTGATGAAGCATAAACTACTG GCAGAAAAAGCCAAGCAAGATGAGAAGGAAACCAAAAAATTGCAGGACAATTTGCAGTTTCTGCAGCTGAAACTTGCTAACAGAGAACAGACATGTAGAAATCTTCAGGACAAG GTTCGTGATCTTGAAAACCAATTGGCAGACGAGAGGAGAACACGTCTAAAGCAAGAAAGCAACGCTTTCCCTGGAGTTTCTTTAAGCCAATCACAGAAGATCATAACAGAGAAGAAACCACCACTGGCTCCTTCAAAAGCACTGAGATTGCCACTAAGAACAAGAACCAGCAATTTTTTGCCCCCGCCATCCCCTCTTCCTCGTCCAGCAAAAGCTAGGAAGTCATTTGTGCCATCATGTGGCAAGGAAAATTTAGCAAGCTCATCAACGACAACTGCTATTTTGAAACCAAGGCGAGGATCTATTGCTGTAGTTAGACCATCACCTCAAGGAACAAAGCAGGTTTTGCAGCCCAAAAGGCGGGCTTCTATTGCAACCCTTCGCCCCGAGTCTAACTTATCAACTTTCAATGGCTCTGCTGCTCGGCCAAGGAATAACCGTCTCGGTCAGAAATCATTTGTCTGGGATACACAAAGAATGTGGCAGACATCAAGAGTGCTTTCTCCAATAGCACAAGAAAAGGAAACATCGGTTTCTACACCCAGAGAGGCAACCCCGATTGTTTCCAAACAAAGCAGTAAATTCATGGGAAGTCCTCCTTCACAAGCAGGTTCATGGAGGCCCAAGCATCCAACAGTTGTTGCAATAAAGAAGCAAATTGTGTGGAGTCCTCTGAAGATGAAGGCCATGAGAAGTAGGCAATAG